In a genomic window of Glycine max cultivar Williams 82 chromosome 13, Glycine_max_v4.0, whole genome shotgun sequence:
- the LOC100792726 gene encoding pentatricopeptide repeat-containing protein At1g05750, chloroplastic: MILPACNATPTQLPHPPKSPSSNSLPNQTHSTFSNTNTNTNQGLSLRHTTKYNDPIVSWTTSIADYCKSGHLVKAASKFVQMREAAIEPNHITFITLLSACAHYPSRSSISFGTAIHAHVRKLGLDINDVMVGTALIDMYAKCGRVESARLAFDQMGVRNLVSWNTMIDGYMRNGKFEDALQVFDGLPVKNAISWTALIGGFVKKDYHEEALECFREMQLSGVAPDYVTVIAVIAACANLGTLGLGLWVHRLVMTQDFRNNVKVSNSLIDMYSRCGCIDLARQVFDRMPQRTLVSWNSIIVGFAVNGLADEALSYFNSMQEEGFKPDGVSYTGALMACSHAGLIGEGLRIFEHMKRVRRILPRIEHYGCLVDLYSRAGRLEEALNVLKNMPMKPNEVILGSLLAACRTQGNIGLAENVMNYLIELDSGGDSNYVLLSNIYAAVGKWDGANKVRRRMKERGIQKKPGFSSIEIDSSIHKFVSGDKSHEEKDHIYAALEFLSFELQLCGYIPDFSGKESYEDG, translated from the coding sequence ATGATCCTTCCTGCGTGCAATGCTACACCAACTCAGCTTCCTCACCCTCCAAAATCACCTTCATCAAATTCACTTCCAAATCAAACTCATTCCACTTTTTCTAATACTAACACCAACACCAACCAAGGCCTCTCCCTGAGACACACCACAAAATATAACGACCCCATTGTATCATGGACAACGTCCATAGCTGACTATTGCAAAAGTGGTCACTTGGTAAAAGCTGCTTCCAAATTCGTGCAAATGAGAGAAGCTGCTATTGAACCCAATCACATCACTTTCATCACGTTACTCTCTGCTTGTGCTCACTATCCCTCACGTAGTAGTATCTCCTTCGGAACTGCCATACATGCACATGTTCGCAAACTGGGCTTGGACATCAACGATGTCATGGTGGGCACTGCACTGATTGACATGTACGCTAAATGCGGTCGTGTGGAGTCCGCTAGGTTGGCATTCGACCAAATGGGTGTCAGAAATTTGGTGTCTTGGAACACGATGATTGATGGGTACATGAGGAATGGGAAATTCGAAGATGCCCTCCAAGTGTTCGATGGATTGCCCGTGAAGAATGCTATTTCTTGGACTGCGCTAATTGGTGGGTTTGTGAAGAAAGATTACCACGAGGAAGCTCTAGAGTGCTTTCGAGAAATGCAGCTTTCTGGTGTGGCACCTGATTATGTGACTGTTATTGCCGTCATTGCTGCGTGTGCCAACTTGGGCACACTCGGTCTTGGCTTGTGGGTGCACCGACTTGTGATGACACAAGATTTCAGGAACAATGTTAAAGTTTCCAACTCTTTGATAGACATGTATTCTCGTTGTGGATGCATAGACCTTGCTCGTCAAGTGTTTGATAGAATGCCCCAGAGAACCTTAGTGTCATGGAACTCGATCATTGTGGGTTTTGCTGTTAATGGGCTTGCGGATGAGGCTCTGAGTTACTTCAATTCGATGCAGGAAGAAGGGTTCAAACCAGATGGGGTCAGCTACACAGGTGCTCTAATGGCGTGTAGTCATGCTGGACTAATTGGTGAGGGACTTAGAATCTTTGAACACATGAAGAGAGTTCGTAGAATTTTGCCTAGAATCGAGCATTATGGTTGCCTAGTGGATCTCTATAGTAGAGCAGGTAGGTTAGAGGAGGCATTGAATGTGTTGAAGAATATGCCCATGAAGCCAAATGAAGTGATTTTGGGGTCATTGCTCGCAGCTTGTAGGACTCAGGGGAACATTGGTTTGGCTGAAAACGTGATGAATTATCTTATTGAATTGGACTCTGGGGGAGATTCCAATTATGTGCTTCTTTCTAACATATATGCTGCGGTTGGAAAGTGGGATGGTGCAAACAAGGTTAGGAGGAGAATGAAGGAGCGTGGTATACAAAAGAAACCAGGCTTTAGTTCCATTGAGATTGACTCCAGCATTCACAAATTTGTTTCCGGTGATAAATCTCATGAGGAAAAAGACCATATTTACGCAGCATTGGAGTTTCTGTCCTTCGAGCTGCAATTATGTGGCTATATTCCAGATTTCTCTGGAAAAGAATCTTATGAGGATggttaa
- the LOC100779600 gene encoding pentatricopeptide repeat-containing protein At4g16470, giving the protein MMMAKPHKLVPFYATLLDACSSSKHLKNLKRIHALTITLGISRNDFIRSKLVSSYACCAQLHEANILFSFTIRQPTFLFNSLIRAYSSLNLFSQSLCIFRQMLLARKPFDRHTLPVVLKSCAGLSALRLGQQVHGAVLVNGFGLDLANSNALINMYSKCGHLVYARKLFDRMWQRNEITFSTMMAGYGMHGKCGEVFELFDKMVEAGERPDGVTFTAVLSACSHGGFIDKGREYLKMMEVRFGVKPGLHHYTCMVDMLGRVGQVEEAEKLILRMEVKPDEALWGALLGACKTHGKLEVTERVEERVYGRELSFASSV; this is encoded by the coding sequence ATGATGATGGCTAAGCCTCACAAACTCGTGCCTTTCTACGCTACACTTCTCGACGCTTGTTCTTCCTCGAAGCACTTGAAAAATCTAAAACGAATCCACGCGCTAACCATTACCTTAGGCATTTCACGCAATGACTTCATTCGAAGCAAGCTTGTGTCTTCCTACGCTTGCTGTGCCCAATTGCACGAAGCCAATATCCTCTTTTCTTTCACCATTCGCCAACCCACTTTCCTCTTTAACTCTCTCATCAGAGCTTATTCCTCTCTCAACTTGTTCTCCCAATCCCTCTGCATCTTTCGCCAAATGTTGCTTGCTCGGAAACCCTTTGATCGTCACACCTTACCCGTGGTGCTCAAATCTTGTGCCGGCTTATCGGCTCTGCGGCTCGGGCAACAAGTCCATGGAGCAGTTTTGGTTAATGGGTTTGGCTTAGATTTGGCAAATTCGAATGCTTTGATAAACATGTATAGTAAGTGCGGACATTTGGTATATGCACGCAAGCTGTTTGATAGAATGTGGCAAAGGAATGAGATTACGTTTTCAACTATGATGGCGGGTTATGGAATGCATGGGAAGTGTGGGGAGGTGTTTGAGCTGTTTGATAAAATGGTGGAGGCGGGGGAGAGGCCAGATGGTGTGACTTTTACTGCAGTTTTGAGTGCATGCAGTCATGGGGGGTTTATAGATAAGGGGAGGGAATATCTTAAGATGATGGAGGTGAGGTTTGGGGTTAAACCTGGATTGCATCATTATACGTGCATGGTGGATATGTTGGGGAGGGTTGGACAGGTGGAGGAAGCAGAGAAGTTAATTTTGAGAATGGAGGTTAAGCCCGATGAAGCTTTGTGGGGTGCCTTGTTAGGAGCATGTAAAACTCATGGGAAGCTTGAGGTGACTGAGAGAGTAGAAGAGAGGGTTTATGGAAGGGAATTGAGTTTTGCATCGTCGGTTTGA